In a genomic window of Zingiber officinale cultivar Zhangliang chromosome 9B, Zo_v1.1, whole genome shotgun sequence:
- the LOC122022680 gene encoding rDNA transcriptional regulator pol5-like — translation MGSSKKTAPTSADVLDSENHVSVDEVSASEKEKIDEGKTESLEDARSLKPMERRKKRKALDKGRHQLDEEKKKPRIDTPCEGAALADSQPAASLASSGHPGLHMNVFRDLASSDSLVREAAAESLVLELSEVQKAYEKKDKREDDGAIQLEAEKDDGLEDCAPALRYSIRRLIRGVSSTREYARQGFALGLTVVVRAIPAIKLSSVMKLTIDLLEVSSSMKGQEAKDNLLGRLFSYGSLARSGRIATDWSKNIDTSVIKEFITHVVSLYGKKRYLGEPAVSLICDVTDQLSSEVILNEVLKTTVLHDLFERAAEVGDPDALYLALKMQEKIQVDGKVFGKLLPCPFSAESFFSRDYLLYIANCFKESTFCLPRLHSLCPVVVNMLTSEITTHMEDDAVRSASGKKQKKIWKGCSSEDIAKNIRCFHEVVIEESLLQSSHDRKFLAFQILLLMLPKLPISCIKVVLSEKFVHCLMDILSNRDAWLYSVAQHFIKELIDLIGDDIDRRVSVIISLQKHSSGKFDIITKTQLVKGLVAKFNTVPGCLQFVQSLMSLFVDDGTVTDEPSDQSHTTDENSDLGASEDKETSGSGNIDSLKNWIIDTMPRIQKNLNQNSDVKSMPHTEIVKHIEAKFQVQTGILKFLVVQGLFSASLGTEVTSFELQEKFKWPKASISSLLCSMCIKQLQSLLEDAQKRENQYASTGTKFDDLGSYFMCFLSTLHNIPSVSLYRILTNEDEKAFKRLLKMESKLSEEGKKVRPGPVANKFHAFRYLLIQLVLQVLLHPGEFSEAALEMIICFKKALPPAFADCDFSDEEYDGDDAPELMDVLVDTLLSLLPQSTGPLFFAVEQVFKACCDDITDAGLVQMLRVVKKDLKRPRHPIADSDDDDEEDDDFLGIEEADEINEVGTDDAVDSDSHADGSEELIRSATDDNKNSDSSGMDIVEAINQLAKGDNDLSASGDSDDDMDDDAMFRMDSYITKIFKERKLSGSDSAQSQLIPFKLRVLSLLEIYLQKNPGKTQVLTVYSYLAKAYVNSHMADSSEQLKQRIGGILQKKIFKVKDYPKSGDIQLHTLETLLEKNLKSASRSHHKTISLFAQDSTFWLLKIIHARNFSESELNGVINIFQNALTDYLNCKKSRLKAGFIKEVIKRQSWLGLFFLGFLLEKCISTKMEFRRIEILDIIECIIKSCIIPSKGETNEVAASRSKLFKKCLSAACELIQVLLSNMPEKKSRRLVVRRFSTQFLHAVSVRKLNNVFLKVLKPDSHSVWESQLGESFLSIKYSREK, via the exons ATGGGCAGCAGCAAGAAGACGGCACCGACTTCCGCAGACGTGCTAGATAGCGAGAATCATGTTTCGGTTGATGAGGTTTCTGCAAGCGAGAAAGAGAAGATCGATGAAGGAAAAACGGAGTCCTTGGAGGACGCGAGGTCCCTGAAGCCcatggagaggaggaagaagagaaaggcaTTGGACAAGGGAAGGCACCAACTtgatgaagagaagaagaaaccCCGCATTGATACGCCTTGCGAAGGTGCTGCTTTGGCTGACTCGCAGCCTGCGGCTTCTTTGGCTTCTTCAGGCCACCCTGGGCTCCATATGAATGTGTTTAGGGATCTAGCATCTTCCGATTCTTTGGTTAGGGAAGCTGCTGCGGAGTCATTGGTTTTAGAGTTGTCTGAGGTTCAAAAGGCTTATGAAAAAAAGGACAAACGGGAGGATGATGGAGCTATTCAACTAGAGGCGGAGAAGGATGATGGGCTGGAAGATTGTGCGCCTGCTCTGAGATATTCCATTCGTCGACTTATTCGTGGGGTATCTTCTACTAGGGAG TATGCAAGGCAAGGATTTGCATTGGGGTTAACAGTTGTGGTTAGAGCAATTCCAGCTATCAAGTTGAGTTCAGTGATGAAATTGACAATTGATTTGCTTGAAGTATCTTCTTCAATGAAGGGTCAG GAAGCTAAAGATAACCTTTTGGGCCGCCTCTTTTCTTATGGTTCCCTTGCTAGATCTGGACGAATTGCGACTGATTGGAGTAAAAACATTGATACATCAGTTATCAAAGAGTTCATAACTCATGTTGTTTCTTTATATGGAAAGAAGCGATACTTGGGGGAGCCAGCAGTTTCTCTGATTTGTGATGTGACTGATCAG CTTTCCTCAGAAGTTATTTTAAATGAAGTGTTGAAAACTACTGTTCTACATGATTTGTTTGAGAGAGCTGCTGAGGTGGGAGATCCAGATGCCCTGTACTTGGCTTTGAAGATGCAAGAGAAAATACAAGTTGATGGCAAAGTGTTTGGCAAGCTGCTTCCATGCCCATTTAGTGCTGAAAGCTTCTTTAGTCGAGATTATCTGCTATATATTGCCAATTGCTTTAAG GAATCAACCTTCTGTTTGCCTCGTCTGCATAGTCTTTGTCCAGTAGTGGTGAACATGCTTACTTCGGAAATAACAACTCATATGGAGGATGATGCAGTGCGATCTGCATCTGGTAAGAAGCAAAAGAAGATTTGGAAAGGTTGCTCCTCGGAGGACATTGCTAAGAATATCCGATGTTTTCATGAGGTTGTAATTGAAGAGTCACTTCTTCAGTCTTCTCATGATAGGAAGTTTTTGGCATTCCAAATCTTGTTGCTTATGCTTCCAAAATTGCCTATATCTTGTATCAAAGTTGTCCTTTCTGAGAAATTTGTGCATTGTCTCATGGACATTCTTTCAAACAGAGATGCATGGTTGTACAGTGTTGCCCAACATTTTATCAAGGAGCTCATTGATTTAATTGGAGATGATATTGATCGCCGTGTTTCAGTTATTATCTCCCTGCAGAAACACAGCAGTGGCAAATTTGATATTATCACCAAGACACAGTTGGTAAAAGGGTTGGTTGCTAAGTTCAATACTGTGCCTGGTTGTTTGCAGTTTGTGCAAAGTTTGATGAGTTTATTCGTTGATGATGGAACTGTTACTGACGAACCATCTGATCAAAGTCACACTACCGATGAAAATTCAGATTTAGGTGCTTCGGAGGATAAAGAAACGTCAGGTTCTGGTAATATAGACTCCCTCAAGAACTGGATTATAGATACCATGCCTCgtattcaaaaaaatttaaatcagaaTTCTGATGTAAAGTCAATGCCACATACTGAAATTGTGAAACATATTGAGGCAAAATTTCAAGTGCAAAcaggaattttgaaatttctgGTAGTTCAAGGTTTGTTCTCTGCATCACTAGGCACTGAAGTTACTTCATTTGAGTTGCAAGAGAAGTTCAAATGGCCAAAAGCTTCTATTTCAAGTTTACTATGTAGTATGTGTATCAAGCAGCTTCAATCATTGTTAGAAGATGCACAGAAAAGGGAAAACCAATATGCATCAACGGGCACTAAATTTGATGATCTGGGTTCTTATTTTATGTGTTTCCTGAGCACTTTGCACAACATCCCTTCAGTATCACTGTATAGAATCTTGACTAATGAAGACGAGAAGGCATTCAAAAGACTGTTGAAAATGGAATCCAAACTTTCTGAAGAG GGGAAAAAAGTTAGGCCTGGTCCAGTTGCAAACAAGTTCCATGCATTCCGTTATCTATTGATCCAGTTGGTGTTGCAAGTACTTCTCCATCCAGGAGAGTTCTCTGAGGCTGCATTGGAGATGATTATATGCTTCAAGAAGGCTTTACCACCTGCATTTGCTGATTGTGATTTTTCAGATGAAGAATATGATGGTGATGATGCACCAGAGTTGATGGATGTGCTAGTTGACACTTTGCTTTCACTTCTACCACAATCAACTGGTCCATTGTTCTTTGCAGTAGAACAG gTTTTCAAGGCCTGCTGTGATGATATAACAGATGCTGGATTAGTTCAGATGTTGCGAGTTGTGAAGAAGGATCTGAAGCGTCCTCGCCATCCAATTGCAGAcagtgatgatgatgatgaagaggaTGATGATTTTCTTGGAATTGAAGAGGCAGATGAGATCAATGAGGTTGGAACTGATGATGCAGTTGACAGTGATAGTCATGCAGATGGTTCTGAGGAATTGATCAGGTCGGCAACTGATGATAACAAGAATAGTGATTCTTCTGGGATGGACATAGTTGAGGCAATTAATCAACTTGCCAAGGGGGATAATGACCTTTCCGCTTCTGGTGATTCTGATGATGATATGGACGATGATGCCATGTTCCGTATGGATTCTTACATTACCAAGATTTTCAAGGAGCGCAAACTTTCTGGGAGTGACAGTGCTCAATCCCAACTCATACCCTTTAAACTTCGAGTTCTCTCACTGCTAGAAATTTATCTGCAAAAGAATCCAG GTAAGACTCAGGTCTTGACGGTGTATTCTTACTTGGCAAAAGCGTATGTGAATTCACATATGGCGGATAGTAGTGAGCAACTAAAACAACGCATTGGAGGCATTCTGCAAAAGAAGATATTTAAAGTAAAAGACTATCCAAAAAGTGGTGACATACAGCTCCACACTCTCGAAACCTTGTTGGAGAAGAATCTAAAATCAGCATCGCGTTCGCACCATAAAACCATATCTTTGTTTGCTCAAGACTCCACTTTCTGGTTACTAAAAATCATTCATGCACGGAATTTCTCTGAATCTGAACTGAATGGTGTGATCAATATATTTCAAAATGCATTAACTGACTACTTGAATTGTAAGAAGTCTCGTCTGAAAGCTGGATTCATTAAAGAGGTTATTAAGAGACAATCTTGGCTTGGGCTCTTTTTCCTTGGTTTTCTTCTGGAGAAATGTATCAGTACAAAGATGGAGTTTCGAAGAATTGAAATTCTAGATATCATAGAGTGTATTATTAAGTCATGCATTATACCTAGCAAAGGAGAGACTAATGAAGTTGCTGCTAGTAGGTCTAAATTATTCAAGAAATGCTTGTCAGCAGCCTGTGAATTGATTCAAGTACTGTTAAGTAACATGCCGGAAAAGAAGTCACGACGTTTGGTTGTGCGGCGATTTTCTACTCAGTTCTTGCATGCAGTTTCAGTGCGTAAACTGAACAATGTTTTTTTGAAAGTTCTGAAGCCAGATTCGCATTCAGTCTGGGAGTCTCAACTTGGGGAGTCATTTCTTTCAATTAAGTATAGCAGAGAGAAGTGA